Genomic segment of Sebastes fasciatus isolate fSebFas1 chromosome 3, fSebFas1.pri, whole genome shotgun sequence:
ATCAGATGGGGGACACTGGGACAAAATCTTTAATTTGTGttagtttaggggtccttggcGTGTTgtgtttgggaaccactgccctGGAGGTTACTGTTTTCTAAGCAATGATCTAAAATTACCTACTaaccataatataatataatttgttttatttgcataaagtcaGCAACGATTTATAAGAGTAGGAATATTTTTTAGGgttttaacgcaaatttgttttaatgcaacttgcgactCTGAGGTTGgtgcggctcagttttaaagctagagtgaagatactgcaatcaaatgaaactagaaaacttaaggaatccatcggtaccaaccatgtcatactagcttgttgaaggaggttaaataacgctccaaacttatgctaaattttggcgaggaaaaaatggcatggccattttcaaaggggtcccttgacctctgacctccagatatgtgaatgtaaatgggttctataggtacccacgagtctcccctttacagacatgcccactttatgataatcacatgcagtttggggcaagtcatagtcaagtcagcacactgacacactgacagctgttgttgcctgttgggctgccgtttgccatgttatgatttgagcatattgttttatgttaaatgcagtacctgtgagggtttctgcaatcaattgcgattaactattgagaatcatgcgattaatcacaattaattatttcaatcgattgaaagccctagtATGTTTGTTAAATAACACATTAGGGAATCAAATTCATCAAGTTGATTGTCATACAGACATAGAAATATTAACtcatattaaacaaacaaaatgaatatGTGACTGACTCAGCCTCCACCAGGCAGTTGAGGagtctctctttttcctcctgGGTCTTCTCGTGTGTCATCTGCATCTCGATAGCCTCTCGCTCTGCCCCCTAAACACATGAGATCACGTTTAATAATCATTTACTattaaaaaatgcagaaaaataacaaaataaaagacaaatgaaACAATCAATGCCATGCCTGAAGCCTGTGGAGGAAGTCAGTCTCCATCAGTGCGTTCTCCTGCTCCAGCGCCTGGCTGAGCTGTCCGTTGGTGCTCAGCAGGCTGTTGAGCTTCAGCAGGTCTCCTCTCAGCATCTTCGCATTCTTGTCCAGCTCCGTCTCCTCACGGTGCTCTACTTCAATCTGACCTGATGGGGTTGGGAGCTGGCTTAATTGCAACCCATGTACGAGTGCATGGGGAAAGTTacctcacatactgtatgaattGTTTTACTATAACAACAGTTAATTTAGAGATGTCAGACTGATGTTGTTAAATACAGAAAACGTACATAGTTCGATTCTCAGACATGCTGTTAACTAGCTCATGATCACTAGTTGCCTATGTATAATTTACCGACAACTGACTTTGACTTGAACCTTTGTACctatttgtgcatgtgtgtgcttcTTAATTACGTACTCTCCAGGCGTATTTTCTTCTGCTGCATGCCAGTGTACTCTATCTGCAGTTTGAGCATGTCCTTGCTGTTGGCTTGTATCTCCTGGGTCAGTCCTACTAGAGTCCCCTGTCGTTTCATCCAGAGCTGCTGATCACTCTTGACATTCGCTGCCAGCTCCTCGATCTCAGCCATTAATGCCTCTACCTTGATTTGCAGTGGACTCAGGTCCTCGTACTGGGAATGGAGGCACACAAATCACAAAGGCAGCATGTGAGTCTTATATCTGATTTTTTGTTTCTAATGAGCTTCTATTCTACATAAACACACTAACAGACAACCAGGGATTACTGCTTCCCCCAAAATCTCTCACCCCAGTGCTGGCTGCGATTTGACAGATCTTTTTGTTGTAGTTGGCGATGGTGGCCTGCTTGTGCCTGATGAGTTTAACAAAGGAAGAAATCTCAGTCTGGTTGGATGTCAGTAATTTGTTGTACTTTGCGATCTCCTCATCGAGGGCCTCCTGTGTGACGGTCAGGCTGTCCAGGTGTTGGCTGATCTCGCTGCTCTCCAGTCCCACATCCCACACATCATTCTCCAGCTGCCACAACTGAGAGAGctaaaggagaggaagagacatTGAGCAGGACAAAAATGtaatatcataatatatatCTTTATCCTtagcatactgtacatgtgggtttgtgttttgtttttgtaatgttctATCTTCAGCTCATTAGTTCCCCAATTGTATGGAGGTGCATTAATAAATCGCTGGCGTACTCCTTGAGAGGCCCAGTTTGAAACTGAAGAtctaaaaatatactgtacatataaataatatgattgtgttaatgaaaaggGAGTTTGGTGGACAGATCTTTGCTGTCAGAGTGTTCTGAACCTGCACTTTCGGACCGAAGGAGGAGCCacttttcgaccgcaggaactttcccccatAACtataggaaccttttgaggaactcattgcgtttcgacCTCAGGAACAAGGGTCTAAATTCAATTCcgatgacattttttatgaggCTTTCCCACAGCCTGAAACACTCTGAATGATTTTTCTATCTTTCTAAATCCCATTTTACCTTCTCCTTCTTGAGTGTGGCTATCCTGCTGATGAGCTGTTGGGAATACTTGGCAGCCTTTTTGTAGGTGAGCTCCTGCTGGATGTGGGTCATGATCTTGTCCTCCATCTCCAGACGCACAGCACTCTCTTTCTCCAACTGCTTCCTCTGATCCTTCACTTCAACATGGTGGGTGCTGGTTTCCTAGTACAATGCAGGAAAATAAATGGCGAGTGGAATGGTTTCAGTGGGAAAGAGAAGGAGCAGAGCTGTCAAAACAGAAGCCTTTGTCCTCTAGCTACCTTAGAGAGCCGGGCGAGGGTGCTCTCCGTCTCCCTCAGAGTGCGGAGGCAGGTGCTGTAGTGGGCCTGCAGAGCCTCTTGCCGGGCCTGCTTCTGACTGAGCAGCTTTTTGGAGGTGGCAGCGTCCATCTGGGACCAGTTCAGCTGCATCGTTAGCATCTCATTTTGGTCCTGCTCTTCAGTGGTGGATCTCTTGTAACCTTCAATCTCTCTGTCAAGCAAGATCACCTGGTGCTCGGCAGCGCTGAGGGAAACAAAGGCGTGTGAAAAGAGTGAATAGATGCATGCCTTGATTTTAAAACTTTACTTTATTCTATTGGTCCATTGATCCCAATTAAGACTATACTATACTTGGGTGATATTGCGTGTTTTTTCAATTTCTGAATGGATTACATACTGCTCTTCGATGCGGCTctttttgattttcctgtaACGCCAGTACTGAGGCTCTGGAAAATCCTGtttactttgtttacatttatttaacagtacctCAATTTCATTACTGAAGTTCTTCTTCTTACAGTCTTTTGTTGGTGCCATTTCTCCAATAGTAGGGGCATGTGCCAGAGTATTTACACACGGCACAACACCTGCcctatagtgtttagggggcgttacctatgctgatAATAAACACGCCACATGCCTCCAATTTACGATGaagtgggattcatcattcagcacagCTGGGtaaaaattaagagaaaatataagagaaatATAAGAGAATGattgctgcatgaggcccattgtgttGTATTTTCTACATATTTTCTACACACATCTGCTCTATTTTTGACAATGGGTCTCATCCACAAACAGTGTGTACACACAAATCTGTGCTTAGACCGTGCTTACGAATGTGTGACGCACAATGAATCCAGGATTCATCAATATTCTCTTACCTGAATTTGTTCTTACTCTGAGAACAAATTTAGAATAGCCTCAGACCATGCATATGCACAAATGATGAAGACCCAGCCGACTGTcttaatgcaaacacacacctttTAACTAAATGCATATCATATTAAAACTGCATTCAATAAAAAAAGGCTTGAATAGacaacaacatttaaaactgttaatTTACTAATGCATCAGCCAAATATATTGAATAATTATGAAATCATTGCCCTTTCTTCCTCATCAATTATTGTAATAattcaaatatattatatattttgaagcttctattgaggtttttgaaTTAAGCTCCAAatgtctgttgtcatatttcATGATGCCATTACCCTAAAAAAAGAATTGCCTTTGGGTAAAAGTCCTTGCTGGATGTCATCACTCATGTATTGGACATATCCCACCCTGCGGGGAGTCTCTCATCCTGGGCCGACAGATCAGGTgatcctcctccttcatctgtttccttctttttcttctggtCTGTTACTCGTTTTTTTCGCATCAACTTTAATATCGAACCATTTCTTTTTTACCTGAGCCACAGTCCGTATCTCAGGGGACACAACATTCACCTCCCCAGTGCACTGCAGCCTGAGACTCCTTTTTGTATCATTGTCACTGTGTAGAAACACTTCTGCCTTCCACCTCGGACACTATTGTCTTCATTTCTTCAgtagatgttttttgttttttatctttagGGGCCATGCTTCTCTcttttacaacaacttcctcaCTTTCTCTATGATAAACCTCTAGGAACACATATTTCCTTATATAAAGAAAAGGGAGCTTGGCAGTACGCTGATTGCAAATAGCGGGCACATGGCTGTCAATTTAGAATGATTCTGATTCACTAACATATGCACAGTGGTAAGGGAAAAAATTGGCCGGTGCGCACGTGTCATGAATCTGTCGGTAATTTTGCATGTGCACTTATTTTGTGCGCAAAGTAAGAACGCATATATTAATGAATGAGGCCCAATGTTAGTTACATGTACGTTTGGAATGCATTAGCACATTTAAAGTGGATCAGCAGCATATTAATATGCAGCCTTCCCTCTCCCTCATTCTCACCGCACAGCATCCTGCATGGCGCTGAAGGCCTCATCTCGTCTCCTCATGCCCACCAGGCTGCTGCTccactgctgcagcagctgtttACGCGCCATCACCAGAGACTCCATTTCCATCTCAGCCTACACACGGACACAAACATGAGTGGACATGTGTTGTGACTGATGATGCAAATGCAACATATATTGTTGTGAAGGGAATCAATGCATACTctgctcatgtttttttttgttgcttaaaccttactgtttttggcatcattgggaaaaaaatccataataacctttcagcatattgtaattcaagtgttgaatcaaaactagacttctgctcctcctcatggctctgttttcagactttagaacatctagcccgtgacgggagactttggccaatcacaggtcatttcagagagagagagcgttcctattggctgttcattcaacggaggcagctgtcaatcactcgtgaactccgatcaaacggtcaaactaggcagcgctgatcaaatatgaatcaatattctgttactgtaatgtctatttctctcctcaaatgttgttagaatcatcttgtagtgtactgtttagctgtaaaatgagaaaatttggtgggcggtgcttggtatttcctcaactgatctcaatatggctgccgggtcacaaactttctcataaGCTAATGCTGTATCcactggatgtgtaaataggcaactgtttgctaggCAACAACTTCATGAGGTGATGATTTATCAACGTTTTCTTTCTAGATAGTACCCATGCCCCAAATAGCCAAAAATGATATTAAGGCATCCTTAATCTTAATGAATTCCTGTCAATTAGCTGCACTAATTTACAGTACTTGCTTGGTGATTAAAGGCACTTTCAACTTAAAGGTATACACCGTCTTATGCCATAATATAGTTACCTCAGAGAGAGCCTCTTTGGCTtcctgtgtctcctctgctTGAGCACCGGCCTGGGCCTCATACATGGCTATCTGCTGCGTCAGCCTCTCCATGTCCTTTGTTAGACGCTCCACATACAAATCCTGATGACATAAGAGTATTTTAATCAATAACAATAAAGTCATCAATGATAACGCCCAACACagtcaaaatataataataataataataataattgaaagATCTGCAGCCTTCCCACCTGCTTCAGTTTCTGGTCTTCGGCCTGGTTCTTCTCAGCTCCCGCTTTGTGTCTGGCATTCTTCATGGCTTTGACATTAGAGCGCAGATCTTCACTGTGTTCTTGTGTGAAGACGAGATGCAGCATCAGCCTCTCTAGCTCCGTCTGTAACTGGGATACTATTGAGAAGAAGCACAGGAGTCAACATTAACACAATGCCTTCAAACTGTTGGAAACATGGCCTGAGACTGATGCTGTCTTGCTGTTGCTGAATCAATACGGTATATCCAATGGACCAAACTACAGTCTGTTTTCAATACAAACTGTACAGTTCTAccactttatatattttttaaatttttttaatattattttgctactttgttttatgtcttttgcactgtttattgttatgcaccaaaTCACCAAGACAAATTCCTTGCATGTGCAAACCTACTTGGTAGTAAAACTGTTTCTGACCCCAAAAGCTTACTGTGCAATAACCTGGAAGAAGTTTCAATTGCAATAAATTTAGGTCTAAAGCCTTGGGCACACTACCCgcatcaggagcgcgtggcgtctGCGTCGCTCGGTGGCTGCGTGGTTCACACTAGACGCTTGTtggctgcgtgtcggctgcgtgtcggctgcctgtcagctgggtttctgctgctgctgtcagccctttctttctgcatagagtttgctttttaatggccatttaacttcatgataaatataatttatatttattttagacagagaaaggttcagaaacgtgtggtaattagtaaataatagtaataatccacaattaaaactccgtactgtattcatt
This window contains:
- the ccdc40 gene encoding coiled-coil domain-containing protein 40, giving the protein MQSAEAEGGGEEEVREESSRHNEDGSEAEDCAATVSAAPETQSGPEPDDLTPQLHPDLSGADDYSAAATELENVAQAALRVHLSNLNTSEDMEDQEPLPEEEEEEEDDEDEEDEDDDEDDDDDKFIVLDSDHPLVTRQQAALSSQLSKQLERINLELKEKLSTEKADNNHIQDIGVDMFRVQEELARLQTRLDDRHHTKAQAETKHQQTQDQLEAMKSQCSSVTSQHGKVKAYVSQLQTELERLMLHLVFTQEHSEDLRSNVKAMKNARHKAGAEKNQAEDQKLKQDLYVERLTKDMERLTQQIAMYEAQAGAQAEETQEAKEALSEAEMEMESLVMARKQLLQQWSSSLVGMRRRDEAFSAMQDAVRAAEHQVILLDREIEGYKRSTTEEQDQNEMLTMQLNWSQMDAATSKKLLSQKQARQEALQAHYSTCLRTLRETESTLARLSKETSTHHVEVKDQRKQLEKESAVRLEMEDKIMTHIQQELTYKKAAKYSQQLISRIATLKKEKLSQLWQLENDVWDVGLESSEISQHLDSLTVTQEALDEEIAKYNKLLTSNQTEISSFVKLIRHKQATIANYNKKICQIAASTGYEDLSPLQIKVEALMAEIEELAANVKSDQQLWMKRQGTLVGLTQEIQANSKDMLKLQIEYTGMQQKKIRLESQIEVEHREETELDKNAKMLRGDLLKLNSLLSTNGQLSQALEQENALMETDFLHRLQGAEREAIEMQMTHEKTQEEKERLLNCLVEAERQIMLWEKKTQLVKDTRSAVDSDTGQGDIHMMKIEIHRMEVRVNRLKKQQMLLLRESEATVARRETVVLRREAIRRSPHKQNNTKGELNRVIQGLQRNIRDTHKHVADCEQVIWELQESQESLSDRLPQLKQQLIELCSTSYVLDTDFENLQDTKDRNLIHLVALQSHNRKLQGVCGGSYQASSTSKSVGAALQSQMERVHAVSTILHRVCEEFPQHQAALRRLSLELAARTRAPEQGTP